One window from the genome of Candidatus Omnitrophota bacterium encodes:
- a CDS encoding 4Fe-4S dicluster domain-containing protein has translation VCPELIRYEILEKKCIGCTVCARNCPQNAITGGKKKAHNIIQEKCVKCGICLEVCKFGAVKKI, from the coding sequence AGTCTGTCCCGAGCTGATTAGATATGAAATACTGGAAAAAAAGTGCATTGGCTGCACGGTCTGCGCCAGGAACTGCCCGCAGAATGCAATTACAGGCGGGAAAAAGAAAGCTCATAATATCATTCAGGAAAAATGCGTCAAATGCGGTATATGCCTTGAAGTGTGCAAATTCGG